The proteins below are encoded in one region of Alistipes communis:
- a CDS encoding GumC family protein → MEENRNVNNVPAEGNEDSINFSIHDLIQMVIGNWFWFLLSTVVCLSCALFYIYTAPKVYNRTATILIKDGKKGSETDIAAFGDLLGATARRNVDNEIIVLKSRNLMTEVVRRLNLHVNYVVKHGLRTENLYRRSPIDVTFIDDNERQALAFELTPVDNEKFSLTKFVNRTSADSDKDKDSEIYEVEMTGRFNDTITTPCGLLVVTPTLYMSDDYFGDPISVSKQIVSSVASGYNKRIAIELVEKQANAISISLDDNIPRRAEDVINTLIARYNDESINDKNRIADYTADFIDKRLRIIGSELDAVDRKISTYKKDNEMYDITAQATQSLTESSQFKTAGLSVENQISMAQYIRDYLLNDTKLRDLIPANVAITNVSISDQIKNYNELMLRRDKLAGNASSNSPVIQDFDSELAALRRAIIASLQSHISTLEIQLNNIRREESLARTRIASATRQSTELLDNTRQQRIKEELYLYLLNKREENELTKAIADNNARIIDPAYGSSTPVAPRSVIILFIALLFGLATPFGIIYLMEILDTTIRGRKDIEDKLSIPFLGDIPEYHGSTRQGSVVVRDNGRDSVSEAFRLIRSNLGFMSVKSGKLQIIMVTSSNPHAGKTFVTTNLAMTLALADKKVVIVDLDLRRRTLSKQMGQRDNRNGVSGYISGTIANLNDIVFQSGLHENLDIIFAGLQPPNPAEMLLSEKFDEFMADLRKRYDYVVIDSVPAMAVADALITDRLADLTIYVIREGLLDRRQLPDIEKLYREKKFHNMSIVLNGSTGGARRGYGYGYGYGYGYGYGYGYGYGEDESQKSSAVIDSRYNLTQRLKDFLGLNDKK, encoded by the coding sequence ATGGAAGAAAATCGCAATGTAAACAACGTCCCTGCGGAAGGGAACGAGGACAGCATCAACTTCTCGATCCACGACCTCATACAAATGGTCATCGGCAACTGGTTCTGGTTCCTGTTGTCGACGGTCGTCTGCCTTTCGTGCGCGCTTTTCTATATCTACACGGCGCCGAAAGTCTACAACCGCACGGCTACGATCCTCATCAAGGACGGCAAGAAGGGCAGCGAAACGGATATCGCCGCCTTCGGCGACCTGCTGGGAGCCACGGCACGCCGCAACGTCGACAACGAGATCATCGTGCTCAAATCGCGCAACCTGATGACCGAAGTGGTACGGCGGCTCAACCTGCACGTCAACTACGTCGTCAAACACGGGCTGCGCACCGAGAACCTCTACCGCCGTTCGCCGATCGACGTCACCTTCATCGACGACAACGAGCGGCAGGCGCTGGCGTTCGAACTGACCCCCGTCGACAACGAGAAGTTCTCGCTCACGAAGTTCGTCAACCGCACCTCGGCCGATTCCGACAAGGACAAGGATTCGGAGATCTACGAGGTCGAGATGACGGGGCGGTTCAACGACACGATCACCACGCCGTGCGGACTGCTCGTCGTGACGCCGACGCTCTACATGTCCGACGACTACTTCGGCGACCCGATTTCGGTGAGCAAACAGATCGTGAGCAGCGTGGCCTCGGGTTACAACAAGCGAATCGCCATCGAGTTGGTCGAGAAGCAGGCCAACGCCATCTCCATTTCGCTCGACGACAACATTCCCCGCCGTGCGGAGGACGTCATCAACACGCTCATCGCCCGCTATAACGACGAGTCGATCAACGACAAGAACCGTATCGCCGACTACACGGCCGACTTCATCGACAAGCGGCTGCGCATCATCGGTTCGGAGCTGGACGCCGTAGACCGCAAGATTTCTACCTATAAGAAAGACAACGAGATGTACGACATCACGGCGCAGGCCACGCAAAGCCTGACCGAGAGTTCGCAATTCAAAACCGCAGGTCTTTCGGTGGAGAACCAGATCAGCATGGCGCAGTACATACGCGACTATCTGCTCAACGACACCAAGCTGCGCGACCTGATCCCGGCCAACGTCGCCATCACCAACGTGTCGATCTCCGACCAGATCAAGAACTACAACGAGCTGATGCTCCGCCGCGACAAACTCGCCGGCAACGCATCGAGCAACAGCCCCGTCATCCAGGATTTCGACAGCGAGCTGGCCGCGCTGCGGCGGGCGATCATCGCCTCGCTCCAATCGCATATCTCGACGCTCGAAATCCAGCTGAACAACATCCGCCGCGAGGAGAGCCTCGCCCGCACGCGCATCGCTTCGGCGACCCGCCAGAGCACCGAACTGCTCGACAATACCCGACAGCAGCGCATCAAGGAGGAGTTGTACCTCTACCTGTTGAACAAACGCGAGGAGAATGAACTGACCAAGGCCATCGCCGACAACAACGCCCGAATCATCGATCCGGCCTACGGCAGCAGCACCCCCGTGGCGCCCCGCTCGGTCATCATCCTCTTCATCGCACTGCTGTTCGGTCTGGCCACGCCGTTCGGCATCATCTACCTGATGGAAATTCTCGACACCACCATCCGCGGCCGCAAGGACATCGAGGACAAACTGAGCATTCCGTTCCTCGGCGACATCCCCGAATACCACGGTTCGACCCGGCAGGGATCGGTGGTGGTGCGCGACAACGGCCGCGACAGCGTCTCGGAGGCATTCCGGCTGATCCGTTCGAACCTGGGCTTCATGAGCGTCAAGTCGGGTAAGTTGCAGATCATCATGGTCACCTCGTCGAATCCCCATGCGGGCAAGACCTTCGTCACGACGAACCTGGCCATGACGCTCGCCCTGGCCGACAAGAAGGTAGTCATCGTCGACCTCGACCTGCGCCGCCGCACCCTCTCCAAACAGATGGGTCAACGCGACAACCGAAACGGCGTATCGGGCTACATCTCCGGAACGATCGCCAACCTCAACGACATCGTCTTCCAGAGCGGCCTGCACGAGAATCTCGACATCATCTTCGCCGGTCTGCAACCGCCCAACCCGGCCGAAATGCTCCTGTCGGAGAAGTTCGACGAATTCATGGCCGACCTGCGCAAACGCTACGACTACGTCGTCATCGACAGCGTGCCCGCCATGGCCGTGGCCGACGCGCTGATTACCGACCGCCTGGCCGACCTGACGATCTACGTGATCCGCGAAGGACTGCTGGACCGCCGGCAGCTGCCCGACATCGAAAAACTCTACCGCGAGAAGAAATTCCACAACATGAGCATCGTGCTCAACGGTTCGACCGGAGGCGCACGCCGCGGATACGGTTACGGATATGGCTACGGATACGGGTATGGTTACGGCTATGGATACGGCTACGGCGAAGACGAGAGCCAAAAGTCCTCGGCCGTCATCGACAGCCGCTACAACCTCACGCAACGGCTGAAAGATTTCTTGGGTCTGAACGATAAAAAGTAA
- a CDS encoding polysaccharide biosynthesis/export family protein, which translates to MKHLGIFILGALLLASCATNKRAAYIQQVQTDIPTAIEQDYQIRIKPLDRLTVTINSKDPELAAPFNAASSYNSLNGLSSYSSSSNGNLQILTVDKEGKIQLPIIGEIDCDGLTRNELAKKIENTIRENGMVHDPIVIIQFADVKFSVLGEVARPGQFSITKDRISLFDALAMAGDLTIYGQRENVALIREENGMRTVHYFDLKNPDILTSPYFYLQQDDVVYVTPNKYKAQAGEINQNRSFYISLVSVAVSVATLLVTITR; encoded by the coding sequence ATGAAACATCTCGGGATTTTCATACTCGGCGCATTGCTGCTGGCATCGTGCGCCACCAACAAACGCGCGGCCTACATCCAGCAGGTACAGACCGACATTCCGACCGCCATCGAACAGGACTACCAGATCCGCATCAAACCGCTCGACCGGCTCACGGTGACCATCAACAGCAAGGACCCCGAACTGGCAGCCCCGTTCAACGCGGCATCCTCCTACAACTCGCTCAACGGACTCTCCTCCTATTCGAGTTCCTCGAACGGAAACCTCCAAATCCTCACCGTCGACAAAGAGGGCAAAATCCAGCTGCCGATCATCGGCGAGATCGATTGCGACGGACTCACGCGCAACGAGCTTGCCAAAAAGATCGAAAACACGATCCGCGAAAACGGGATGGTGCACGACCCGATCGTCATCATCCAGTTCGCCGACGTGAAATTCTCCGTCCTGGGCGAGGTCGCCCGCCCCGGACAGTTCTCCATCACCAAAGACCGCATCTCGCTCTTCGACGCCCTAGCCATGGCCGGCGACCTGACGATCTACGGCCAGCGCGAGAACGTGGCGCTGATCCGCGAAGAGAACGGCATGAGGACGGTGCACTATTTCGACCTCAAAAACCCGGACATCCTCACGTCGCCCTACTTCTATCTGCAACAGGACGACGTCGTCTACGTCACGCCGAACAAATACAAGGCGCAGGCGGGCGAAATCAACCAGAACCGTTCGTTCTACATCTCGCTCGTTTCGGTAGCCGTCTCCGTGGCGACGCTCCTCGTCACCATCACCCGCTAA
- a CDS encoding alpha-amylase family glycosyl hydrolase, which yields MDETTHIPHPAWSYPAVIYELNVRQLTPEGTFAAAEKHLPRLRELGIDAVWLMPIHPIGETNRKGTLGSYYAVRDYCGVNPEFGTMADFDRFVSTAHGLGLKVLLDWVANHTARDARWVTERPADWYERDAAGEPVVPNGWDDTAKLNYANRAVWQGQIDAMRFWLAEHGVDGFRCDMAMLVPTAFWQEAAAQLREVKHNLFMLAEAEQADLFDRAFDACYAWEFHHIVNDIAQGRRRVWDLRNYLYADRDRYPRSAMRLMFTSNHDENSWNGSEFRRLGDAAGIMAALTFVLPQSMPLVYTGQEFGYDHSFAFFDRDPMVDPRPGRFTELYRLLCLLKHRNRALQAGERGGSFVEIENNAKDCLMTFVREVEGNRVLCVMNLSPYAIHADFNTGVYQGEYADALTGNRIVVPYRVEQDMAPWSYRILIRE from the coding sequence ATGGACGAAACGACACATATTCCGCATCCCGCATGGAGTTATCCTGCGGTGATCTATGAATTGAACGTGCGGCAGCTGACGCCCGAAGGGACTTTCGCCGCCGCCGAAAAACATCTCCCCCGCCTGCGCGAGCTGGGCATCGACGCCGTGTGGCTGATGCCGATCCACCCGATCGGCGAGACGAACCGCAAGGGGACGCTGGGCTCCTACTACGCCGTGCGCGACTACTGCGGCGTCAATCCCGAATTCGGGACGATGGCCGATTTCGACCGCTTCGTGTCGACGGCGCACGGGCTGGGGCTGAAAGTGCTGCTCGACTGGGTGGCCAACCACACGGCGCGCGACGCGCGGTGGGTGACCGAGCGTCCGGCCGACTGGTACGAGCGCGACGCGGCGGGCGAGCCGGTCGTGCCCAACGGCTGGGACGACACGGCCAAGCTCAACTACGCCAACCGCGCCGTGTGGCAGGGGCAGATCGACGCCATGCGCTTCTGGCTCGCGGAGCACGGCGTGGACGGGTTCCGCTGCGATATGGCCATGCTGGTGCCCACGGCCTTCTGGCAGGAGGCTGCGGCGCAGCTGCGCGAAGTGAAGCACAATCTCTTCATGCTGGCCGAAGCCGAGCAGGCGGATCTTTTCGACCGTGCGTTCGACGCCTGCTATGCGTGGGAGTTCCACCATATCGTCAACGACATCGCGCAGGGACGCCGCCGCGTGTGGGATCTGCGTAACTACCTTTACGCCGACCGCGACCGTTATCCGCGTTCGGCCATGCGGCTGATGTTCACCTCCAATCACGACGAGAATTCGTGGAACGGCAGCGAGTTCCGCCGGCTGGGCGATGCGGCCGGGATCATGGCCGCGCTGACGTTCGTGCTGCCGCAGTCGATGCCGCTCGTCTATACGGGGCAGGAGTTCGGCTACGACCATTCGTTCGCCTTCTTCGACCGCGATCCGATGGTCGATCCCCGTCCGGGGCGCTTCACGGAGCTGTACCGGCTGCTGTGTCTGTTGAAGCACCGCAACCGCGCGTTGCAGGCGGGCGAGCGGGGCGGTTCGTTCGTCGAGATCGAGAACAACGCCAAGGATTGCCTGATGACTTTCGTGCGCGAGGTGGAGGGCAACCGCGTACTCTGTGTGATGAACCTCTCGCCCTATGCGATCCACGCCGATTTCAATACGGGCGTCTATCAGGGCGAATACGCCGATGCGCTGACGGGCAACCGGATCGTCGTGCCTTATCGCGTCGAGCAGGATATGGCGCCGTGGAGCTACCGGATTCTGATTCGGGAGTGA
- a CDS encoding WG repeat-containing protein, with the protein MDTDRYDIFLSYRRRGGFETAKHLFDLLTRDGYSVSFDIDTLRAGDFDTTLLRRIDQCTDFILILDREAFDRTLDPAFDRNKDWMRIELAYALDKGKNIIPVMLSGFTEFPDNLPADIAAVERKNGPKYDQYYFDAFYAKLLRFLDSRPVERAAAPFGEPAAGSSTLKIKSDTDCRIFVDDEERGTARAGSLFRLPLRGGSYLLRFVSVENPADAVEQTWRIEKDVEELYVVALAPVRRQREEREKREAAARAEEERRRREAYLLQLPDERFVTFKDNSGKYGFSDRENSELLIPANYGYAYSFSEGLAKVKKDGKLGYIDKSGKTVIPLIYNDAGPFRVGLACVQKDRKWGYIDKSGKTVIPFIYDDAYSFRVNLAYVKKDGKSGYIDRSGRWVKDA; encoded by the coding sequence ATGGATACCGACCGATACGACATTTTCCTGAGCTACCGCCGCCGAGGCGGCTTCGAGACCGCGAAACATCTTTTCGACCTGCTGACGCGCGACGGTTACAGTGTCAGTTTCGATATCGATACGCTCCGTGCGGGCGACTTCGACACTACACTGCTGCGGCGTATCGACCAGTGCACGGACTTCATCCTGATTCTCGATCGGGAGGCCTTCGACCGCACGCTCGACCCCGCGTTCGACCGCAACAAGGACTGGATGCGCATCGAGTTGGCCTATGCCCTCGACAAGGGCAAGAACATCATCCCCGTGATGTTGAGCGGGTTTACCGAGTTTCCCGACAATCTGCCTGCGGACATCGCCGCCGTCGAGCGCAAGAATGGCCCGAAGTACGACCAGTACTATTTCGACGCTTTCTATGCGAAGCTGCTGCGCTTTCTCGATTCCCGCCCGGTCGAGCGGGCTGCGGCGCCCTTCGGCGAGCCTGCCGCCGGAAGTTCGACGTTGAAGATCAAGAGCGACACGGATTGCCGCATCTTCGTCGACGACGAGGAGCGGGGCACGGCCCGCGCGGGGTCGCTCTTCCGCCTGCCGCTGCGGGGCGGGAGCTATCTCCTGCGGTTCGTGAGCGTCGAAAACCCCGCCGATGCGGTCGAGCAGACATGGCGTATCGAGAAGGATGTCGAAGAGTTGTACGTCGTGGCATTGGCGCCCGTCCGGCGGCAGCGCGAGGAGCGGGAAAAACGGGAAGCAGCAGCCCGTGCTGAGGAGGAGCGCCGGCGCCGCGAAGCCTATCTGCTGCAACTGCCCGACGAACGATTCGTGACGTTCAAGGATAACAGTGGCAAATACGGTTTTTCAGATCGGGAGAATAGCGAACTTCTGATTCCTGCTAATTACGGTTATGCCTACTCTTTCAGCGAGGGTTTGGCGAAGGTTAAGAAGGATGGGAAATTGGGTTATATCGACAAGTCGGGCAAGACGGTGATTCCTTTGATTTACAATGACGCAGGTCCTTTCCGCGTGGGTTTGGCGTGTGTCCAGAAGGACAGAAAATGGGGTTATATCGATAAGTCGGGCAAGACGGTAATTCCATTTATTTACGATGACGCATACTCTTTCCGCGTGAATTTGGCGTACGTCAAGAAGGACGGAAAATCTGGCTATATCGACAGGTCGGGCCGGTGGGTGAAGGATGCCTGA
- a CDS encoding TPM domain-containing protein, with protein sequence MIRNLLLLVCLCAWLPAAAHPYAVEQIENVQSADRTRFTSNPDGILSQAAVARIDSICYGLRRRGAAQVAVVAVDAIAGGDPFTFAYELFSKWGVGRREDSNGVGILLVREQREIRFVTGRGVEGVLPDALCKRIQTNYMLPAFREGDYDRGMVRGVEAVAAVLAGSELETGVPDAVPQEDDTPWWVIALIVGGCVAVPLVAVVRMLRCPRCKRWFALRSQGERIVLRAEGWRMVEQTLVCRRCGETIRRRRREADGSDIGGRGGGMWIGGRGLFGGGFGGGHAGGGFGGGGFGGGGAGSKW encoded by the coding sequence ATGATACGCAATCTCCTCCTGTTGGTCTGCCTGTGCGCGTGGCTGCCCGCCGCGGCGCATCCCTACGCGGTGGAACAGATCGAAAACGTGCAGTCGGCCGACCGCACGCGCTTCACGTCGAATCCCGACGGGATCCTCTCGCAGGCGGCCGTGGCGCGCATCGACTCGATCTGCTACGGCCTGCGCCGGCGCGGTGCGGCGCAGGTGGCCGTGGTGGCCGTCGACGCCATTGCGGGCGGAGATCCCTTCACGTTCGCCTACGAGCTCTTCTCGAAGTGGGGCGTCGGCCGCCGCGAGGACAGCAACGGCGTGGGCATCCTGCTTGTGAGGGAGCAGCGCGAAATCCGCTTCGTGACGGGGCGCGGCGTCGAGGGCGTGCTGCCCGACGCGCTTTGCAAACGCATCCAGACGAATTACATGTTGCCCGCCTTCCGCGAAGGCGACTACGACCGCGGCATGGTGCGCGGCGTCGAAGCCGTGGCGGCCGTGCTCGCGGGCAGCGAACTCGAAACGGGCGTGCCGGACGCCGTTCCGCAGGAGGACGACACGCCCTGGTGGGTGATCGCGCTGATCGTGGGCGGATGCGTCGCCGTGCCGCTGGTGGCCGTCGTGCGTATGCTGCGCTGTCCGCGCTGCAAACGGTGGTTCGCGCTGCGGTCGCAGGGCGAGCGGATCGTGCTGCGTGCCGAGGGGTGGCGCATGGTCGAACAGACGCTCGTCTGCCGCCGTTGCGGCGAGACGATCCGGCGTCGCCGCAGGGAAGCCGACGGCAGCGACATCGGCGGCCGCGGCGGCGGAATGTGGATCGGAGGCCGGGGTCTCTTCGGCGGAGGTTTCGGCGGAGGACATGCGGGCGGCGGCTTCGGGGGCGGCGGCTTCGGAGGCGGCGGTGCCGGTTCGAAATGGTGA
- a CDS encoding LemA family protein, with amino-acid sequence MKKSLWIVLAVVAVLAVWGYSVYNGLVEKEEAVHGAWSNVETQYQRRSDLIPNLVNTVKGYAAHEQQTLAAVVDARSKATSMNVDADDLTPERLAAFQQAQEGVRSALGRLIAVAENYPDLKANSNFQELQAQLEGTENRIAVARTAFNEKTQAYNVAVRRFPANLVAGILSFGQKPYFEADDSAAQAPEVAF; translated from the coding sequence ATGAAAAAGAGTCTTTGGATTGTCCTTGCGGTCGTTGCGGTGCTCGCCGTCTGGGGGTATTCGGTCTACAACGGCCTGGTCGAAAAGGAGGAGGCCGTACACGGTGCGTGGTCGAACGTCGAGACGCAGTATCAGCGCCGCTCCGATCTGATTCCCAATCTTGTCAATACGGTGAAGGGGTATGCCGCCCACGAGCAGCAGACGCTCGCGGCGGTGGTCGATGCGCGTTCGAAGGCGACTTCGATGAATGTCGACGCCGACGACCTGACGCCCGAACGGCTGGCGGCATTCCAGCAGGCGCAGGAGGGCGTGCGTTCGGCGCTGGGGCGTCTGATCGCCGTCGCCGAGAACTATCCCGATCTGAAAGCCAACAGCAATTTCCAGGAGTTGCAGGCGCAGTTGGAGGGGACGGAGAATCGCATCGCCGTAGCCCGCACGGCCTTCAACGAGAAGACGCAGGCCTACAACGTCGCCGTCCGCCGTTTTCCGGCCAATCTGGTGGCGGGAATACTCTCGTTCGGGCAGAAACCCTATTTCGAGGCGGACGACAGCGCTGCGCAGGCGCCCGAAGTCGCCTTCTGA